A section of the Flavobacterium ardleyense genome encodes:
- a CDS encoding Smr/MutS family protein, translating into MKNFSIGDKVAALDEDMNGVVTGFNSNGITVETIDGFTITFSERELIKISDNSDFQKEMGRFNTDSILQQKEIPKARSFVKEKKTKGEIPPPEFDLHIEKLVKNWRGLSNYEILTMQSETAKRHVEFAIRNRIPKIIFIHGVGEGILKSELDFMLGRYDNIDFKDANYQKYGVGATEVIIKQSK; encoded by the coding sequence ATGAAGAACTTTAGTATTGGTGATAAAGTTGCGGCTTTAGATGAAGATATGAATGGTGTAGTTACCGGTTTTAATAGTAATGGAATAACGGTCGAAACTATTGATGGATTTACCATTACATTTAGTGAAAGAGAGCTGATCAAAATTTCGGATAATAGCGATTTTCAAAAAGAAATGGGAAGGTTTAATACTGATTCAATTCTACAGCAAAAGGAAATTCCCAAAGCTCGAAGTTTTGTAAAGGAGAAGAAGACTAAGGGAGAAATTCCGCCACCAGAATTTGATCTTCATATTGAGAAATTAGTTAAAAACTGGAGAGGTCTTTCTAATTACGAAATTCTCACGATGCAGTCTGAAACTGCTAAGCGTCACGTTGAGTTTGCTATTCGAAATAGAATACCAAAAATTATATTTATCCACGGAGTTGGTGAAGGTATTTTGAAATCTGAATTGGATTTTATGCTTGGCAGATATGATAATATCGATTTTAAAGATGCTAATTATCAGAAATATGGTGTTGGTGCGACAGAAGTTATAATTAAGCAGTCGAAATAG
- a CDS encoding DUF2752 domain-containing protein, translating into MKIEAEDIMLPCMNKQLFGIDCPGCGTQRAVSLLLQGDFSAAFSMFPAIYTTIALFLLLGLHIVDKRRSYQKILIAVAIINAVIMIISYIYKMTNL; encoded by the coding sequence ATGAAAATTGAAGCAGAAGATATTATGTTACCCTGTATGAACAAGCAGCTTTTCGGCATTGATTGTCCGGGGTGTGGCACCCAGCGAGCGGTTTCATTACTTTTGCAAGGAGATTTTTCGGCAGCGTTTTCAATGTTTCCAGCAATTTATACTACAATTGCGCTATTTCTACTGTTAGGATTACATATTGTAGACAAACGACGTTCATATCAAAAAATCCTAATTGCCGTTGCAATAATTAATGCAGTAATTATGATAATTTCATATATTTACAAAATGACTAACCTCTAA
- a CDS encoding CCC motif membrane protein → MEKRNLPNATAVLVLGIMSILTCCCYGIVGLIFGAVALFLAQKDLKLYNAEPELYLNYSNLKIGRTLAIIGISLSAIYLIITIYMYLVIGEAGMLEMMENLQLKMEQQQMNN, encoded by the coding sequence ATGGAAAAAAGAAATTTACCCAATGCCACCGCGGTATTAGTGCTGGGAATCATGTCAATATTAACCTGCTGCTGCTACGGAATTGTGGGGCTAATATTTGGAGCTGTAGCTTTGTTCTTAGCGCAGAAAGATTTAAAACTTTACAATGCTGAACCGGAATTGTATCTAAACTACTCAAATCTTAAAATTGGTAGAACACTTGCAATTATTGGTATTAGTTTAAGTGCAATCTATCTTATCATTACAATTTATATGTACCTAGTAATTGGAGAAGCCGGAATGCTTGAAATGATGGAAAATTTGCAGTTGAAAATGGAGCAACAGCAGATGAATAATTAA
- a CDS encoding DNA topoisomerase IV, which translates to MKKFFLVFLVPLFFSCYERDRNCADFKTGKFKFEHTVNGKVETTMFERTEDFEIETYNGKTDTSSVRWTNDCEYILKKINPKNMEEQKAVAMKILSTTKDSYIFEFNIVGSAAKQKGTVTKLD; encoded by the coding sequence ATGAAAAAGTTTTTTTTAGTATTCTTAGTACCACTATTTTTTTCTTGCTACGAAAGGGACCGCAATTGTGCCGACTTCAAAACTGGTAAATTTAAATTTGAACATACAGTTAATGGTAAAGTAGAAACCACGATGTTTGAACGCACTGAGGATTTTGAAATCGAAACCTACAACGGTAAAACGGATACATCTTCTGTAAGATGGACAAATGACTGTGAATATATTTTGAAGAAAATTAATCCAAAGAATATGGAAGAGCAAAAAGCGGTGGCGATGAAGATACTGTCTACTACAAAAGATTCTTATATTTTTGAATTTAATATCGTAGGATCTGCCGCAAAACAAAAGGGTACAGTAACGAAACTAGATTAA
- a CDS encoding pentapeptide repeat-containing protein, translating into MKDFINVHQTYEKVIFTDQRVNNREFDGCIFRNCDFSNSDFSSNTFLDCEFYDCNLSNLNLRGTSLKQVHFENCKLLGIQFQECDDFLFAVDFNSCNVDYASFNNKKMQKSKFINSSVREVNFTSADLTKAIFDDSNLQGAIFQNTILKEANLYSAQNYSIDPESNMLKKAKFSKEGLSGLLEKYDIKIV; encoded by the coding sequence ATGAAAGATTTTATTAATGTCCATCAGACATATGAAAAAGTAATTTTTACAGATCAACGAGTTAATAATCGTGAGTTTGACGGGTGTATTTTTAGGAATTGCGATTTTAGTAATTCAGACTTTTCGTCGAATACTTTTTTGGATTGTGAATTTTACGATTGCAATCTTTCAAATTTAAATTTGAGAGGAACAAGCTTAAAACAAGTTCATTTTGAAAATTGCAAATTATTGGGAATTCAGTTTCAAGAGTGCGATGATTTTCTGTTTGCCGTAGACTTTAATAGTTGTAATGTAGATTACGCCTCTTTTAATAATAAGAAGATGCAGAAGAGTAAGTTTATAAATTCTTCTGTAAGAGAAGTTAATTTTACGTCGGCTGATCTTACAAAGGCTATTTTTGACGATAGCAATTTGCAAGGTGCAATTTTTCAGAATACCATACTTAAAGAAGCAAACTTATATTCGGCTCAAAATTATAGTATCGATCCAGAATCAAATATGCTCAAGAAAGCAAAATTTTCAAAAGAAGGATTGTCGGGACTTTTGGAAAAGTATGACATCAAAATCGTCTAG
- a CDS encoding DUF6095 family protein codes for MPTDKDILNKGIKYLLFALPLIFTGPVIIYNAFMNSHTNWHYLVLAVGIIFCFSAVVLMFKGISTIVNSMTD; via the coding sequence ATGCCAACAGATAAAGATATTCTAAACAAAGGAATTAAATACTTGCTATTTGCACTTCCGCTTATTTTTACTGGTCCCGTTATCATTTACAATGCGTTTATGAATTCGCATACAAACTGGCATTATTTGGTTTTGGCAGTTGGAATTATCTTTTGTTTTTCGGCGGTGGTTTTAATGTTTAAAGGCATTAGTACAATCGTAAATAGCATGACAGATTAG
- the murQ gene encoding N-acetylmuramic acid 6-phosphate etherase, with product MTFIKTTESCSNFDSLENSSIAELLSNINKEDQTVALSVQKQIPAIEKLVTKAVECLKKGGRLFYIGAGTSGRLGVVDASECPPTFGVPADLVNGLIAGGDAAIRQAVENAEDDENQAWKDLENYTINENDFVIGIAASGTTPYVLGGLRQSNMRQINTGCIVCNEGSPIALEAKFPVVVVVGPEFVTGSSRMKAGTAQKLVLNMISTTAMIQLGRVKGNKMVDMQLSNEKLVNRGVNMIISEINVSAEVALQLLQSQGSVRKAVEYFQNNN from the coding sequence ATGACCTTCATTAAAACCACAGAATCATGCAGTAATTTTGACTCACTAGAAAATTCTAGTATTGCCGAGTTGCTTTCTAATATTAATAAAGAAGATCAAACGGTTGCACTTTCTGTACAAAAGCAAATTCCAGCAATCGAAAAGCTTGTGACTAAAGCGGTGGAATGTCTGAAAAAAGGTGGTCGACTGTTTTATATCGGCGCGGGAACTTCTGGTAGATTGGGAGTTGTTGATGCTTCTGAGTGTCCTCCAACTTTTGGTGTTCCTGCCGATCTGGTTAACGGATTAATTGCGGGTGGCGATGCTGCAATCAGACAAGCGGTAGAAAATGCCGAAGATGATGAAAATCAAGCTTGGAAAGATTTAGAAAATTATACTATCAATGAAAACGATTTCGTGATTGGAATCGCAGCTTCGGGTACAACTCCCTATGTATTGGGAGGCTTACGCCAAAGTAATATGCGGCAGATCAATACAGGTTGTATCGTTTGCAACGAAGGAAGTCCGATTGCGCTGGAAGCTAAATTTCCGGTTGTGGTCGTGGTAGGACCAGAATTTGTAACCGGAAGTTCTAGAATGAAAGCGGGAACGGCTCAGAAGTTAGTGCTAAATATGATTTCGACCACAGCCATGATTCAGCTTGGTCGCGTGAAAGGAAATAAAATGGTCGATATGCAGCTTAGCAATGAAAAGCTCGTAAATCGAGGTGTAAATATGATCATCAGCGAGATAAATGTTTCTGCCGAAGTAGCTTTACAATTGCTTCAATCGCAAGGAAGTGTTCGGAAAGCAGTAGAATATTTTCAAAATAATAATTAA
- a CDS encoding ZIP family metal transporter — MNYLLPLLSVLLGYGIALFLKPQNKTNIKLLLAFSGSFLLSLTVMHLLPEVYSKHDDSVGIFIMMGILFQIILEFFSKGAEHGHVHGNHSMSKMPWLLFISLCIHAFLEGFPVSHHEHLALGIAIHHLPIAIILTLFFVNAQLKKHIIFLFMMFFAMMTPLGTMVSKFLPILHDYYTQITAVVIGILFHISSTIIFEASEGHKFNFAKLSMIILGIILAYFLGFGDAHSH, encoded by the coding sequence ATGAATTACCTATTACCATTACTTTCTGTCTTATTAGGATATGGCATTGCTTTATTTTTAAAACCACAGAATAAGACAAACATCAAATTACTATTAGCTTTTAGTGGATCTTTTTTGCTATCGCTTACCGTAATGCATTTGCTGCCCGAGGTCTATTCAAAACATGATGACAGTGTGGGAATTTTTATTATGATGGGAATTTTGTTCCAAATCATATTAGAATTCTTCTCGAAAGGAGCAGAGCACGGACATGTTCATGGAAATCATTCCATGTCCAAAATGCCTTGGTTGCTTTTTATAAGTTTGTGTATTCACGCATTTCTAGAAGGCTTTCCGGTGAGTCATCACGAGCATTTGGCTTTGGGAATAGCGATTCATCATTTGCCAATTGCAATCATTTTGACCTTATTTTTTGTCAACGCCCAACTTAAAAAGCATATTATTTTCCTATTTATGATGTTCTTCGCGATGATGACGCCACTTGGGACGATGGTCTCGAAATTTCTTCCGATATTGCATGATTACTATACGCAGATAACGGCAGTGGTAATTGGAATTCTGTTCCATATCTCATCTACAATTATCTTTGAAGCATCAGAAGGGCATAAATTTAATTTTGCCAAACTTTCGATGATTATTTTGGGAATTATTCTAGCGTACTTTTTAGGATTTGGAGATGCGCATTCGCATTAG
- a CDS encoding SAM-dependent methyltransferase — translation MQDSFNNDLEKHSEIHSNWFESWFDTPYYHILYKDRDDTEAQFFMDTITQYLNLPEDSTILDLACGKGRHAIYLNEIGYDVVGYDLSEKSIAEASEFENDKLHFKVHDMRKPFDKKFDAIFNLFTSFGYFECDSDNLKTLESIRDGLTEYGFGVIDFMNADYVIENLVAEEIKIVDGITFEIKRWYDGEFIQKAIDFEDKGEKFHFTERVQALTLQKFETMMQELDIDLIDIFGDYKLHKFSKKESERLIMIFK, via the coding sequence ATGCAAGATTCCTTTAATAACGACCTAGAAAAACATTCGGAAATACACTCTAATTGGTTCGAATCGTGGTTTGATACTCCCTATTATCACATACTTTACAAAGATCGCGACGATACCGAAGCTCAATTTTTTATGGATACCATAACGCAGTATCTAAACCTTCCCGAAGATTCAACAATCCTTGACCTTGCTTGTGGCAAAGGCCGTCACGCCATTTATCTTAACGAAATAGGGTATGACGTTGTTGGCTACGACTTGTCTGAGAAAAGTATTGCCGAAGCTTCAGAATTTGAAAATGATAAACTTCATTTCAAAGTGCACGATATGCGAAAGCCATTTGATAAAAAGTTTGATGCCATTTTTAATCTTTTTACCAGTTTTGGCTATTTTGAATGCGATTCTGACAATTTGAAGACTTTAGAATCTATTCGAGACGGTTTGACCGAATATGGTTTTGGTGTTATCGATTTTATGAACGCTGATTATGTGATCGAAAATCTAGTTGCTGAAGAAATTAAAATCGTTGACGGAATTACTTTTGAAATTAAACGATGGTATGATGGCGAATTTATTCAGAAGGCGATTGATTTTGAAGATAAAGGGGAGAAGTTTCATTTTACAGAACGCGTGCAAGCGCTGACTTTGCAGAAATTTGAAACGATGATGCAAGAACTAGATATCGATTTAATTGACATTTTTGGAGATTACAAACTTCATAAATTCAGCAAAAAAGAATCTGAACGTTTAATTATGATCTTTAAATAG
- a CDS encoding THUMP domain-containing class I SAM-dependent RNA methyltransferase — MENNFKMIAKTFFGFEEILAKELIMLGAQDVEPGVRMVSFKGDKGFMYKANVSLRTALKILKPIYHFRASTEEHLYKGISGIHWSKYLHADQTFVIDTTVHSDHFKHSQYVSQKSKDAIVDQFRSRFGQRPSVEKDHPDLRINIHIDKDQVSVALDTSGRSLHQRGYRTATNIAPINEVLGAGMLLLSGWDGQGDFLDPMCGSGTLLIEAAMIACNIPANINRREFGFEKWNDWDNELFDTITDSLLKKVREFHYTITGYDKAPSAVQKAKDNVINANLQEYIKISEKNFFDTQKETKGPLHIAFNPPYGERLDIQMERFYREIGDTLKKEYPGTNAWMITANLEALKFVGLRPSRKIKLFNGSLEARLVKYEMYEGSKRTKFQMDREDEEAPEVEQIQDTNEEQENQN, encoded by the coding sequence ATGGAAAATAATTTTAAAATGATTGCCAAAACCTTTTTTGGTTTTGAAGAAATATTAGCAAAAGAACTTATAATGCTGGGCGCACAGGATGTAGAGCCTGGTGTTCGGATGGTAAGTTTTAAGGGCGACAAAGGATTTATGTACAAAGCAAATGTCTCTTTGCGAACTGCGTTAAAAATTTTAAAACCTATCTACCACTTTCGCGCAAGCACCGAAGAGCATTTATACAAAGGAATTTCTGGAATTCATTGGTCAAAATATTTACACGCCGATCAGACATTTGTAATCGATACAACGGTTCACTCAGATCACTTCAAGCACTCACAATACGTTTCTCAAAAATCCAAAGATGCCATTGTAGATCAGTTTCGCTCGCGTTTTGGACAGCGTCCAAGCGTAGAGAAAGACCATCCAGATTTGCGCATCAATATTCACATTGACAAAGACCAAGTGTCTGTGGCGCTCGATACTTCAGGTCGTTCACTGCACCAACGTGGGTATCGAACTGCGACCAATATTGCGCCGATCAATGAGGTTTTAGGTGCTGGAATGCTCCTACTTTCTGGTTGGGACGGTCAAGGCGATTTCCTAGATCCTATGTGCGGTTCTGGAACTTTGCTGATAGAAGCTGCGATGATTGCCTGCAATATTCCTGCAAATATCAACCGACGTGAGTTTGGATTCGAAAAATGGAATGATTGGGACAACGAACTTTTTGATACCATTACCGACTCTCTGCTGAAAAAAGTTCGTGAGTTTCATTATACGATTACTGGTTATGACAAAGCGCCGTCTGCTGTGCAAAAAGCAAAAGACAACGTGATTAATGCCAATCTTCAAGAGTATATCAAAATCAGCGAGAAGAACTTTTTCGATACTCAAAAAGAGACAAAAGGCCCGCTACATATCGCGTTTAACCCACCTTATGGCGAGCGTCTTGACATTCAGATGGAGCGTTTTTACCGAGAAATTGGCGATACCCTCAAAAAAGAATATCCTGGCACAAATGCTTGGATGATTACCGCAAACCTTGAAGCATTGAAGTTTGTAGGTCTGAGACCATCGCGTAAAATCAAGCTTTTCAACGGAAGTCTTGAGGCGCGTCTAGTGAAGTACGAAATGTACGAAGGTAGCAAGCGAACAAAATTCCAAATGGATCGTGAAGATGAAGAAGCTCCAGAAGTTGAGCAAATTCAGGATACAAATGAAGAGCAAGAAAATCAAAATTAA
- a CDS encoding DUF262 domain-containing protein — protein MTNFLNTTNRNVAWFKGAFDRGELDMKPPFQRNPVWVTKQKSYLIDTILNQYPIPEIYMQETVDEKGKAKYIIVDGQQRTRAMLEFLEGKYCINGKESPDFADMYFEDLTAEQKKTFFQYNFVIRVLPDIPDPQLREIFQRLNKNVVSLNKQELRQATYWGPFIKTMNTLSDKDYWSKIDVFTANDIRRMLDVEYISELAIFYMHGFQNKKDNLDKYYALYEEEFENSKEVIETFDTVNGEILKILPEINNTRWSKKADYYTLFGLFAKQKDELPLSKDKREMARSKLLEFAEEINYFVKTDKGDEEVSYNPETKEYGRGIRATTDSGSRKVRENALNMKLEGLWE, from the coding sequence ATGACAAATTTTTTAAATACAACAAATAGAAATGTGGCTTGGTTCAAAGGAGCTTTTGACCGTGGAGAATTGGATATGAAACCCCCTTTTCAACGAAACCCAGTTTGGGTAACGAAACAAAAAAGTTATTTGATAGATACTATATTAAATCAGTATCCAATTCCAGAAATTTATATGCAGGAAACTGTGGATGAAAAAGGCAAGGCAAAATATATTATTGTGGATGGGCAACAAAGAACACGAGCAATGTTAGAATTTCTTGAAGGTAAATATTGCATTAATGGCAAGGAAAGCCCAGATTTTGCAGATATGTATTTTGAAGATTTAACCGCAGAGCAAAAAAAGACATTTTTTCAATACAATTTTGTGATTCGAGTTTTACCTGACATTCCAGACCCTCAATTGAGAGAAATATTTCAAAGATTGAATAAAAATGTCGTTTCACTTAATAAGCAAGAATTGCGACAAGCCACATATTGGGGACCTTTTATAAAAACAATGAATACTTTATCCGATAAAGATTATTGGAGTAAAATTGATGTATTTACAGCTAACGATATTAGAAGAATGTTGGACGTGGAATATATTAGCGAATTGGCAATTTTTTATATGCACGGCTTCCAAAATAAAAAGGACAATTTGGATAAATATTATGCATTGTACGAAGAAGAGTTTGAAAACAGTAAAGAGGTAATTGAGACTTTTGACACAGTAAACGGAGAAATTCTTAAGATTCTACCAGAAATAAATAATACAAGGTGGAGTAAAAAAGCTGATTATTATACATTATTTGGCCTCTTTGCAAAACAAAAAGATGAACTTCCACTATCTAAAGATAAAAGAGAAATGGCGAGAAGTAAACTTTTGGAATTTGCAGAAGAGATTAACTATTTTGTAAAAACAGACAAAGGCGATGAAGAAGTAAGTTACAATCCAGAAACTAAAGAATACGGAAGAGGAATTAGAGCAACGACAGATTCAGGAAGTCGAAAA